From a single Myotis daubentonii chromosome 5, mMyoDau2.1, whole genome shotgun sequence genomic region:
- the USP42 gene encoding ubiquitin carboxyl-terminal hydrolase 42 isoform X5, with product MTIVDKASESSGPSTSQNQPGSSEAVSPGDMDAGSAGWGAVSSLNEVSNHTLSLGPVPGAVVYSSSSVPDKSKPSPQKDQGHAEGFCMMCTMQAHITQALSNPGDVIKPMFVINEMRRIARHFRFGNQEDAHEFLQYTVDAMQKACLNGSNKLDRHTQATTLVCQIFGGYLRSRVKCLNCKGVSDTFDPYLDITLEIKAAQSVNKALEQFVKPEQLDGENSYKCSKCKKMVPASKRFTIHRSSNVLTLSLKRFANFTGGKIAKDVKYPEYLDIRPYMSQPNGEPIIYVLYAVLVHTGFNCHAGHYFCYIKASNGLWYQMNDSIVSTSDIRSVLSQQAYVLFYIRSHDVKNGGELTHSAHSPGQSSPRPVISQRVVNNKQATSGFIGPQLPSHMIKNPPHLNGTGPLKETPSSSVSSPNGNSSVSRAGAVNASTSVQNWSVNRASVIPEHPKKQKITISIHNKLPVRQGQSQPNLHSNCLENPTKPVPSSTITASSAIQSASSAPTTSAPSKVTKPTAPSESCSKPVMNGKSKLSSSVLVPYGAESSEESDEEAKGLSRENGLGTAESSHSSALDAEADEAAQHEPREPVTLNGASASTDSDPEENGLAFDGASCQVQPDLHSENPFSKANGLPGKLMPAPLPPLPEDRILETFKLGHKGKGSTDETSAPGTDGSQTEHPEAGLEPGSPTPDSREELETATGLSSQLKEASPLPDPGIQSTATREQAPESISAQPEESVPSVNHLCSANKNTAGDDHLSKLCDPGNGTGEESRASQDTPGTLAESPPDLAAGDTTGRLSPSPAACPEGDGEQRPSVHSSRDQCTDAEDVSKVSDVSKISGAPTDEPPSSQLDKVTENHSEEGGAPEQSPGEPREDKAGQKGQARSPVKEKISSLRKVDRGHYRTRRDRSSSGEHARDSRSQTEDHYRRRRHSYTRERTLQGRRPEHCSGGPHHACEHRGLARHRHHHPRSRGGSDHDWSRYHHSESEHSWGREKHYLDRARWDRCRYYHDRYAPYAAREAWEWRPLHGDRDYDRAGQYGGRPYKDYKSRKGYELGAKDRERRHLSGPRAAPPHALPPHPEKSAEKIALAPEGSSCHLADRFHDHENVKSHKRRYDSIERGDTHVEKKAWRSVQRDPLEEPKVKKHKKSKKKKKSKDKHRERDSRHQQDSDLSAACSDADLHRHRKKKKKKKRHSRKSEDCGRDSGLHLAKAASSEALDRFRRADGSPPLTDGLPLEGAGPFCEKTKRLRMDSRDDRGHLSECGQGKRRYLDLRM from the exons ATGACCATAGTTGACAAAGCTTCTGAATCTTCGGGCCCTTCAACCTCTCAGAACCAGCCTGGCAGCTCCGAGGCGGTCTCACCTGGAGACATGGATGCAGGGTCTGCCGGCTGGGGTGCTGTGTCTTCCTTAAACGAGGTTTCAAATCACACGCTTTCTTTAGGACCAGTGCCTGGTGCTGTAGTGTATTCAAGTTCATCTGTACCTGATAAGTCAAAACCATCACCACAGAAGGATCAAG GTCATGCAGAAGGATTTTGTATGATGTGTACAATGCAAGCACATATCACCCAGGCACTCAGTAATCCTGGGGATGTTATTAAACCAATGTTTGTCATTAATGAGATGCGGC GTATAGCCAGGCACTTCCGTTTTGGAAACCAAGAAGACGCCCATGAATTCCTTCAGTACACTGTTGATGCTATGCAAAAGGCATGCTTGAATGGCAGCAATAA ATTAGACAGACACACCCAGGCTACCACGCTCGTTTGTCAGATATTTGGAGGATACCTGAGATCTAGAG tcaaATGTTTAAATTGCAAAGGCGTTTCAGATACTTTTGACCCCTATCTCGATATAACACTGGAGATCAAG GCTGCTCAGAGTGTGAACAAGGCGCTGGAGCAGTTTGTGAAGCCCGAGCAGCTGGACGGCGAGAACTCATACAAGTGCAGCAA ATGTAAAAAGATGGTTCCAGCTTCGAAGAGATTCACCATACACAGATCCTCCAATGTTCTCACACTTTCTCTGAAACGCTTTGCCAATTTTACTGGCGGGAAAATTGCCAAG GATGTAAAATATCCGGAATATCTTGATATTCGACCATACATGTCTCAACCAAACGGAGAACcgattatttatgttttatatgcAGTGCTGGTACACACGGGTTTTAACTGCCACGCCGGCCATTACTTCTGCTACATAAAG GCTAGCAATGGTCTCTGGTATCAGATGAATGACTCCATCGTATCTACCAGTGATATCAGATCGGTACTCAGTCAACAAGCGTATGTTCTCTTTTATATCAG GTCCCATGATGTGAAAAATGGAGGTGAACTTACTCATTCCGCCCACAGCCCCGGCCAGTCCTCTCCCCGACCTGTAATCAGTCAGCGTGTCGTCAATAACAAACAGGCCACGTCAGGGTTCATCGGACCACAGCTTCCTTCTCACATGATTAAG AACCCGCCGCACTTGAATGGGACCGGACCCTTGAAAGAAACGCCCAGCAGCTCCGTGTCGAGTCCTAACGGAAATTccagtgtcagcagggctggtgctgTTAACGCTTCAACTTCTGTTCAAAACTGGTCAGTTAACAGGGCCTCAGTTATCCCGGAGCATCCCAAGAAACAAAAAATCACCATCAGTATTCACAACAAGTTACCTGTTCGCCAAGGTCAGTCTCAGCCTAACCTTCACAGCAATTGTTTGGAGAACCCTACCAAGCCCGTTCCCTCTTCTACCATTACCGCTTCTTCTGCAATACAGTCTGCCTCGAGTGCCCCCACCACGTCAGCTCCCAGTAAAGTCACAAAGCCGACGGCCCCGAGTGAGTCCTGCTCCAAGCCAGTGATGAACGGCAAGTCCAAGCTGAGCTCCAGCGTGCTGGTCCCCTACGGCGCCGAGTCATCGGAAGAGTCTGACGAGGAGGCCAAGGGCCTCAGCAGGGAGAACGGCCTGGGCACGGCCGAGAGCTCGCACTCCTCCGCCCTGGATGCTGAGGCGGACGAGGCCGCTCAGCACGAGCCTCGAGAACCTGTGACTCTCAATGGTGCTAGTGCCAGCACAGACAGTGACCCGGAAGAGAACGGTCTGGCCTTCGATGGTGCCAGCTGCCAAGTCCAGCCTGACCTACACTCAGAAAACCCCTTTTCTAAGGCAAATGGTCTCCCTGGAAAG ttgatgcCCGCTCCTTTGCCACCTCTCCCGGAAGACAGAATCCTAGAGACTTTCAAGCTCGGCCACAAAGGGAAAGGCTCGACGGATGAGACAAG TGCACCTGGAACAGACGGGAGCCAGACAGAGCATCCTGAGGCAGGACTGGAgcccggcagccccactcctgactCCCGGGAGGAACTGGAGACGGCCACGGGTCTTAGCAGCCAACTGAAGGAGGCTTCGCCGCTCCCGGACCCCGGCATCCAATCTACAGCTACCAGAGAACAGGCCCCTGAGAGCATTTCAGCACAACCCGAGGAGTCCGTGCCCAGCGTCAACCACCTTTGTAGCGCCAACAAGAACACCGCTGGGGACGACCACCTCTCTAAACTGTGCGACCCCGGGAATGGAACAGGGGAGGAGAGCAGAGCATCCCAGGATACACCAGGGACGTTAGCAGAGAGTCCCCCGGACTTGGCAGCAGGGGACACCACGGGGAGGCTGAGCCCGAGCCCCGCGGCATGTCCCGAGGGTGACGGCGAGCAGAGGCCCTCCGTCCACAGCAGCCGAGACCAGTGCACGGATGCGGAAGACGTTTCTAAAGTCTCAGATGTTTCTAAAATCTCAGGGGCGCCTACAGACGAGCCGCCCTCTTCTCAGTTGGACAAAGTCACGGAAAACCATTCAGAAGAGGGTGGGGCTCCCGAGCAGAGCCCCGGGGAGCCACGTGAAGACAAGGCTGGGCAGAAAGGCCAGGCCCGGTCTCCGGTGAAGGAGAAGATCAGCAGCCTCCGCAAGGTGGACCGAGGACACTATCGCACCCGGAGGGACCGCTCGTCCAGCGGGGAGCACGCGCGGGACAGCAGGAGCCAGACCGAGGACCACTACCGCCGGCGGCGGCACTCCTACACGCGCGAGCGCACCCTGCAGGGGCGCCGGCCCGAGCACTGCAGCGGGGGCCCGCACCACGCCTGCGAGCACCGCGGCCTGGCCCggcaccgccaccaccacccccggAGCAGGGGCGGGTCCGACCACGACTGGAGCAGGTACCACCACTCGGAGAGCGAGCACTCCTGGGGCCGGGAGAAGCACTACCTGGACAGAGCGAGGTGGGACAGATGCAGGTATTACCACGACAGGTACGCCCCGTACGCGGCCAGGGAGGCGTGGGAGTGGAGGCCTTTGCACGGGGACCGCGACTATGACCGTGCGGGTCAGTACGGCGGCCGGCCCTACAAGGACTATAAAAGCAGGAAGGGCTACGAGCTGGGTGCCAAAGACAGGGAACGGCGCCACTTGAGCGGCCCCCGGGCGGCCCCCCCCCACGCCCTGCCGCCCCACCCTGAGAAGTCCGCCGAGAAGATTGCACTTGCACCTGAAGGCAGCAGCTGTCACCTCGCTGATCGCTTTCACGACCACGAAAATGTGAAGTCACACAAACGGAGGTACGATAGTATAGAACGTGGTGACACCCACGTAGAAAAGAAAGCCTGGAGAAGCGTACAGAGGGACCCTTTAGAAGAACCTAAAGTGAAGAAGCACAAAaagtcaaagaagaaaaagaaatccaaagacaAACACCGAGAGCGAGACTCCAG GCATCAGCAGGACTCGGATCTCTCGGCAGCATGCTCAGATGCTGACCTCCACAGacacaggaagaagaagaagaaaaagaagagacacTCAAGGAAATCGGAGGACTGTGGGCGAGACTCAGGACTGCACTTAGCTAAGGCCGCCAGCTCTGAGGCTCTTGACCGCTTCCGGAGAGCCGACGGCAGCCCCCCCCTCACCGACGGCCTGCCTCTGGAAGGCGCTGGACCTTTCTGCGAGAAAACAAAACGTTTAAGGATGGACAGCAGAGATGACAGGGGTCATCTGTCTGAGTGTGGCCAGGGTAAGAGGAGATACTTGGACTTAAGAATGTAG